From the Priestia koreensis genome, one window contains:
- a CDS encoding divergent PAP2 family protein — protein sequence MNNGILIGLSSITIAQLLKIPIKKQQTGKWIWSEAIATGGMPSSHSAGVSSLATYTALKKGVSSIEFALATIFGSIVMYDAQGIRRQTGEITIKVNTLDEEIERLAGEPDHGVHDLTEQRLKEMLGHQPAEVLAGALLGIGIGALGYFLED from the coding sequence GTGAACAATGGAATATTAATTGGATTATCGTCCATCACGATCGCTCAGTTATTAAAAATACCTATTAAGAAGCAGCAAACCGGCAAATGGATTTGGTCAGAAGCGATTGCCACAGGAGGAATGCCAAGCTCACACTCAGCAGGTGTTTCTTCACTAGCGACTTACACCGCGCTAAAAAAAGGTGTATCTTCCATTGAGTTTGCGCTAGCGACGATTTTTGGTTCAATTGTCATGTATGACGCACAAGGAATCAGAAGGCAAACGGGAGAGATTACGATCAAAGTGAACACCCTCGACGAAGAAATTGAACGGCTAGCAGGAGAGCCAGATCACGGTGTTCATGACCTAACAGAGCAACGATTAAAGGAAATGCTGGGCCATCAGCCAGCAGAGGTATTAGCAGGCGCTTTGCTTGGAATTGGGATTGGCGCACTCGGTTATTTTTTAGAAGATTAG
- a CDS encoding reverse transcriptase-like protein, translated as MIEVYIDGASAGNPGPSGIGIFIKGDGGAKKFSIPLGIMSNHEAEYHALVKALEICLEEGYRTVSFRTDSQLVDRAIEKEYVKNATFKPFLERALALSKEFDLFFMKWIPSSQNSVADELARLAVQKSKERAE; from the coding sequence ATGATTGAAGTATATATTGATGGTGCTAGCGCTGGAAACCCTGGACCATCTGGAATCGGCATCTTCATTAAGGGAGACGGAGGAGCGAAGAAATTTTCGATTCCCCTCGGAATCATGTCGAATCACGAGGCAGAATACCATGCCCTTGTAAAGGCGCTAGAAATTTGTTTAGAGGAAGGCTATCGTACGGTATCATTTCGAACCGATTCACAGCTTGTAGACCGAGCCATTGAGAAGGAATATGTAAAAAATGCTACTTTTAAACCCTTTCTTGAGCGTGCTTTAGCTCTGTCAAAAGAATTTGATTTATTTTTTATGAAATGGATTCCGAGTAGCCAAAATTCCGTAGCAGATGAGCTCGCACGATTAGCTGTACAAAAAAGTAAAGAAAGAGCCGAGTAA
- a CDS encoding DUF6123 family protein encodes MKAIRTIEEYLLYLEEKGFHLKEDARGFIAFGQQYAGASEEVVIYAIEWTLKMQREFDGSFFMSLVESLTAEKIQTRRQATMFFEQKGMI; translated from the coding sequence GTGAAAGCGATACGAACAATTGAAGAGTATCTTCTTTATCTTGAAGAAAAAGGCTTTCATTTAAAAGAAGACGCTAGAGGCTTTATTGCATTTGGTCAGCAGTATGCTGGAGCTTCTGAAGAAGTGGTCATCTATGCGATTGAGTGGACACTTAAAATGCAAAGAGAATTTGACGGTAGCTTCTTTATGTCTCTCGTTGAAAGCTTAACAGCAGAAAAGATTCAAACACGTAGACAGGCAACAATGTTTTTCGAGCAAAAAGGTATGATATGA
- a CDS encoding nucleotidyltransferase domain-containing protein, whose protein sequence is MKKTIITKLRQLEKEHSVTILYACEAGSRAYGLQTNESDYDVRFIFKYETSEYLKLRRPAEVLTHHEGLVEYHGWDLYKAMELLNKSNPSLYEWLFSSEVYIENTSFAMTIRELIQNNYSLKSLGYHYLQLLRTNMKKRVKEPSYKHTKILLHIVRSYSYLHYMKTYKQLPLVAFSRGISMLTLNKEQQEAVDELQSCKKTGRPVRQSTYECLHERIHSQMENLQMIVEELPEGKRMRSDIDLLLLNQHKSM, encoded by the coding sequence ATGAAAAAGACCATCATAACGAAGCTTCGACAGTTAGAAAAGGAACACAGCGTTACAATTTTATATGCATGTGAAGCAGGCAGTCGGGCATATGGCCTTCAAACAAATGAGAGTGATTATGACGTGCGCTTTATTTTTAAATACGAAACGAGCGAGTACTTGAAGCTGCGCCGACCAGCAGAAGTGCTCACACATCATGAAGGATTAGTGGAGTATCACGGTTGGGATTTATACAAAGCGATGGAGCTGTTAAATAAATCGAATCCATCTCTTTATGAGTGGCTCTTTTCAAGCGAGGTGTACATCGAAAATACGTCTTTTGCTATGACGATACGAGAGCTTATTCAAAATAATTACTCATTAAAATCGCTCGGGTATCATTATCTGCAGCTACTACGTACGAACATGAAAAAACGAGTGAAAGAACCTTCGTATAAACATACGAAGATTCTTCTTCATATCGTGAGGTCTTATTCCTATCTTCATTATATGAAGACATATAAGCAGCTTCCGCTCGTAGCGTTTTCTAGAGGGATTTCAATGCTAACCTTAAATAAGGAACAACAAGAAGCGGTGGATGAACTACAGAGCTGTAAAAAAACAGGTCGACCAGTTCGTCAGTCAACGTATGAATGCTTACATGAACGAATCCATTCCCAAATGGAGAATCTACAGATGATTGTAGAGGAGCTTCCAGAAGGAAAACGTATGCGTAGTGACATTGATCTACTCTTATTAAATCAGCACAAATCAATGTAA
- a CDS encoding DUF2564 family protein → MDRLPNQDVTTGYNELQQAQVSIKSAQKMIGAATMSMDEEQLQSATEALSQAKQQLTAAQNQATGVDTEFLQQCEQLLSQCETQLTQAKK, encoded by the coding sequence ATGGACAGACTTCCAAATCAAGATGTTACAACGGGCTATAATGAATTACAGCAGGCCCAAGTATCAATCAAATCAGCTCAAAAAATGATTGGCGCTGCAACGATGAGCATGGATGAAGAACAATTGCAATCAGCAACTGAAGCGCTTAGCCAAGCAAAGCAACAGCTTACTGCTGCGCAAAACCAAGCAACAGGTGTTGATACAGAATTTCTTCAGCAATGTGAACAGCTTTTATCACAATGTGAAACGCAGCTAACACAAGCCAAAAAATAA
- a CDS encoding ribonuclease H family protein, whose translation MQFQIIWHYQPPKGKSCSFTSEWLEANAALLLATDLERTGRVKELQFVDEQQQSWTLKEAKKLLKEVETEPHDIIAYFDGGYNKTEKLAALGIVVYYKKNGKHFRIRQNELLQEITSNNEAEYAAFLYVVDQLELLGAHHLKVVFRGDSQVVLNQLSGEWPCFEDQFNRYLDRIEEKLQKLGISPVYEAISRKQNQEADQLATQALQGIDISSHAER comes from the coding sequence ATGCAATTTCAAATTATTTGGCACTACCAGCCTCCAAAGGGAAAGAGTTGTTCTTTTACTTCGGAATGGCTAGAAGCAAATGCTGCTCTATTGTTAGCTACTGACCTTGAGCGAACCGGAAGAGTGAAAGAGCTTCAATTTGTGGATGAGCAGCAGCAAAGCTGGACGTTAAAAGAAGCAAAAAAACTTTTAAAAGAAGTAGAAACAGAGCCACATGATATTATCGCGTATTTTGACGGTGGATATAATAAGACGGAGAAGCTTGCAGCATTAGGAATTGTGGTTTACTACAAGAAAAATGGCAAGCATTTTCGTATTCGACAAAACGAATTGCTTCAGGAAATCACATCAAATAACGAAGCAGAGTATGCAGCCTTTTTGTATGTTGTCGATCAATTGGAGCTTTTAGGTGCTCATCACTTAAAAGTCGTCTTTCGCGGAGATTCGCAGGTCGTACTTAATCAGCTTTCGGGGGAATGGCCGTGCTTTGAGGACCAATTCAACCGCTATTTAGATCGAATCGAAGAAAAACTGCAAAAACTAGGAATTTCTCCTGTTTATGAGGCCATCTCGCGCAAGCAAAACCAAGAAGCAGATCAATTGGCTACACAGGCTCTTCAAGGAATTGACATTTCCAGTCACGCAGAACGTTAA
- a CDS encoding MFS transporter produces the protein MEEKKNLDLFALASVPLIMTLGNSMLIPVLPVIEKTLNISSFQVSMIITVYSIVAILLIPIAGYLSDRFGRKKVIIPSLLLAAIGGAITGFASWKMENPYLFILVGRVIQGIGSAGAMPVVIPCVGDLFKNEDEVTKGLGLIETANTFGKVLSPILGAFLASFIWFLPFWFIPLLCAISIVLVLFFVKTPKKKDQEVQEFGEFARNVKATLKKNLRWLLAIFLLGGIIMFVLFGILFYLSTILEERHGIYGTKKGLVMAIPLLALSISSFVAGKKLGENKQVMKWTIFVGFLLLAGAFIFLFFNMSLVFLLSALVVGGVGIGAALPSLDALITEGIEKEERGTITSLYSSMRFVGVAAGPPVYALLIKMSDQAVFHTSIYSSLVGVIVVWFAVKPDKETKKVAPKVKKAPV, from the coding sequence ATGGAAGAAAAGAAAAATCTTGATTTATTTGCGCTAGCATCTGTTCCGCTGATCATGACACTTGGAAATTCTATGCTTATCCCAGTATTACCTGTCATTGAAAAGACGCTTAACATCAGCTCTTTTCAAGTGTCTATGATTATTACGGTGTATTCAATTGTGGCAATCCTGCTCATTCCGATTGCAGGTTATTTATCGGATCGATTTGGCCGAAAAAAAGTAATCATTCCAAGTTTATTGTTGGCTGCGATCGGAGGCGCCATAACGGGATTTGCTTCTTGGAAAATGGAGAACCCGTATCTTTTTATTTTAGTTGGGCGTGTGATTCAAGGCATCGGATCCGCAGGAGCTATGCCTGTTGTTATTCCCTGTGTAGGAGACTTGTTCAAAAATGAAGATGAAGTGACAAAAGGGTTAGGACTTATCGAGACGGCAAATACGTTTGGGAAAGTGTTAAGTCCTATTTTAGGCGCTTTTCTAGCTTCATTTATTTGGTTCCTTCCTTTTTGGTTTATTCCTCTCTTGTGTGCGATTTCAATTGTACTTGTGTTATTTTTCGTCAAAACACCGAAGAAAAAAGATCAAGAAGTACAAGAGTTTGGAGAATTTGCTCGCAATGTAAAAGCGACGTTGAAAAAAAACCTTCGCTGGCTTCTCGCCATCTTCCTATTAGGTGGCATCATCATGTTTGTCCTTTTTGGTATTTTATTTTACTTATCAACAATATTAGAGGAGCGTCATGGAATTTATGGTACGAAAAAAGGATTAGTCATGGCGATCCCGCTTCTAGCTCTATCGATTTCGTCTTTTGTAGCAGGCAAAAAGTTAGGAGAAAACAAACAAGTAATGAAATGGACTATTTTTGTTGGTTTTCTTTTATTAGCTGGAGCATTTATCTTCCTATTTTTCAATATGTCCCTCGTGTTCCTTTTATCTGCTTTAGTAGTAGGGGGAGTTGGAATTGGCGCTGCATTGCCTAGCTTGGATGCTCTTATAACAGAAGGAATTGAGAAGGAAGAGAGAGGAACCATTACGTCTCTCTACAGTTCCATGCGATTTGTGGGTGTTGCAGCTGGTCCACCTGTATATGCGCTCCTCATTAAAATGTCAGATCAAGCTGTATTCCACACGTCTATATATAGTAGCTTAGTTGGTGTTATTGTCGTGTGGTTTGCTGTAAAACCTGATAAGGAAACGAAAAAGGTTGCACCAAAAGTAAAAAAAGCACCTGTTTGA
- the cspD gene encoding cold-shock protein CspD, with amino-acid sequence MQNGKVKWFNNEKGFGFIEVEGGDDVFVHFTAIEGDGYKSLEEGQEVSFEIVEGNRGPQAANVVKL; translated from the coding sequence ATGCAAAACGGTAAAGTAAAATGGTTCAACAATGAAAAAGGTTTTGGTTTTATCGAAGTTGAAGGCGGAGACGATGTATTCGTTCACTTCACAGCTATCGAAGGCGACGGTTACAAATCTTTAGAAGAAGGTCAAGAAGTTTCTTTTGAAATCGTTGAAGGAAACCGTGGCCCTCAAGCTGCTAACGTAGTAAAACTTTAA
- a CDS encoding dynamin family protein: MVETKHQQLTGLLTALYERFEQEGDYENAQKVLQLLRKWIKNQFVMAFCGHFSAGKSSMINELVGHSLLPASPIPTSANLVSVQGGEEHATIHYTNGEAVRYPAPYDFEKIKQFCKLGDEISEVHLSVSANLLPKDVVVMDTPGIDSTDDAHRIATESALHLADVIFYVMDYNHVQSELNFQFTKRLKEQGKRVYLIINQIDKHRDSELSFASFQHAVSSSFANWNVYPDGIFYTSIKKPEYPGNQLADVKRFISGVVQEHQNGAESSIRAALHTLIDDHIQFVERKADLYIEQMTEELANTNDTALIIERLKAMEEARKSGTEQKDVMEKVFRTESKKIIENANIMTYPIRELARAFVESMQPGFKVGLLFSKKKTEQERIERLDAFYASLQEQVTAQLDWHVRQYLTGWLKKFDLQSSDLKDRAEAFSVSFSKEMLAQLVKTGAVLSGDYVLVYTNDVMTEIRKQAERESTAFLTDALVKWSSNEEERLASERTELQAKGEYERASQLLEQQRKELREAEQALGNLMKEHPKAPSDERIHQMIQEQFQWASAEQQEQVQAVDISGETFEVSEAPITVSTTERTVEQTILALDQAIEVTGVLEQLSSIQKQMKKRKENLQNQSFTVALFGAFSAGKSSFANALIGESVLPVSPNPTTATINKIVPPTPDHPHQTVQVTLKTEAALLTELKLSLRFFQYDVSTMEEALKAIAEVERTNPNVDAKKKLHLSFLQAVQKGYKAVSAHLGKSLQITLAEFGDYVAKEYKACFVEMIELFYDCAITQKGITLVDTPGADSINARHTGVAFNYIKSADAVLFVTYYNHAFSKADREFLIQLGRVKDLFSLDKMFFLINAADLASSKEELNTVIRYVHDQLTQYGIRFPRLFPISSLEALQDEMNPKFVDFKQRFYHFIENELREIVMKAAYEDMKTAHDMIHEIEELQTAAQRDEKGYLQHLSQKEEQSLLNLEEVRLEIKEDVIHQEIKELLYYVNQRVFLRYSDFFRESFNPATIKEEKGKIKEQLARNLRELLEAMSFDTMQELRATTLRMEQFLTKKAFDRHRVFLQQVESSGMPLQPEGLTITSFPAFEFSPPITDDDIALFEPSLQLYKNSKRFFAKNEKEKMKTAIQEKAEPLLKTYLQQEEQVFAKDYIQTWHTYSDAYFSEMREELIQYFDGLRNIVRQPIDQDHLKKWKQDLLQLLQ, translated from the coding sequence ATGGTAGAGACAAAACATCAGCAACTTACAGGTCTTCTGACAGCGCTTTACGAACGCTTTGAACAAGAGGGAGATTATGAGAACGCACAAAAAGTTCTTCAGTTATTGAGAAAGTGGATAAAAAATCAATTTGTTATGGCTTTTTGCGGCCATTTTTCAGCAGGAAAATCAAGCATGATCAATGAGCTCGTTGGGCATTCTTTGTTGCCTGCAAGTCCGATTCCAACGAGTGCAAACCTCGTTTCCGTTCAAGGAGGAGAGGAGCATGCAACGATTCATTATACAAACGGAGAAGCTGTTCGCTATCCGGCTCCGTATGATTTTGAAAAGATTAAGCAATTTTGCAAACTAGGAGATGAAATTAGCGAGGTTCATCTTTCGGTATCCGCTAATCTACTTCCAAAAGATGTGGTGGTCATGGATACACCAGGTATTGATTCAACAGATGATGCTCACCGCATTGCGACAGAGTCTGCCCTACATCTAGCAGACGTTATTTTTTATGTGATGGATTATAATCATGTACAGTCTGAACTGAACTTTCAATTTACCAAACGTTTGAAAGAGCAAGGAAAGCGCGTGTATTTAATTATTAACCAAATTGATAAGCATCGTGATAGTGAATTAAGCTTCGCATCGTTTCAACATGCGGTTAGTTCCTCCTTTGCTAATTGGAACGTCTATCCTGACGGCATTTTTTATACGTCGATTAAAAAGCCGGAGTATCCAGGAAATCAGCTTGCTGACGTTAAACGTTTTATAAGCGGTGTTGTACAAGAACACCAAAACGGTGCAGAGAGTAGCATACGCGCAGCTCTTCATACGCTTATCGATGATCACATTCAATTCGTTGAGCGAAAGGCCGATTTGTATATTGAACAAATGACAGAAGAATTAGCAAACACGAATGATACTGCGTTAATTATTGAACGATTAAAAGCAATGGAAGAAGCAAGAAAGAGTGGCACGGAGCAAAAAGACGTGATGGAAAAAGTGTTCCGCACAGAGTCCAAAAAGATTATTGAGAATGCTAATATTATGACGTATCCCATCCGTGAGCTTGCGCGTGCTTTTGTTGAAAGTATGCAGCCAGGGTTTAAAGTAGGGCTTCTTTTTTCTAAGAAAAAAACAGAGCAAGAACGGATAGAGCGCTTGGATGCCTTCTACGCTTCTCTACAAGAGCAGGTAACCGCTCAGCTTGACTGGCACGTCAGACAGTATCTAACGGGTTGGCTTAAAAAATTTGATCTTCAAAGTAGTGATTTAAAAGACCGAGCAGAGGCCTTTTCGGTTTCGTTCTCAAAAGAAATGCTTGCACAGCTCGTTAAAACGGGAGCGGTCTTATCAGGTGATTACGTTCTTGTCTATACAAATGATGTGATGACAGAGATTCGAAAGCAAGCAGAGCGTGAGAGTACAGCCTTTTTAACAGATGCGCTTGTAAAATGGTCGTCTAACGAAGAAGAACGTTTAGCGAGTGAGCGTACAGAGCTGCAGGCAAAAGGAGAGTATGAAAGAGCCAGTCAACTGCTAGAACAACAGCGAAAAGAGTTGCGTGAAGCAGAGCAGGCGCTCGGTAACCTAATGAAAGAGCATCCGAAAGCGCCATCTGATGAGCGAATTCATCAGATGATTCAAGAGCAGTTTCAGTGGGCTTCTGCCGAACAGCAGGAGCAGGTTCAAGCGGTCGATATAAGTGGGGAAACGTTTGAAGTGAGCGAAGCGCCCATCACAGTTAGTACGACTGAACGTACCGTTGAACAAACGATACTTGCGCTTGATCAAGCAATTGAAGTAACGGGTGTTTTAGAACAACTTTCTTCGATTCAAAAGCAAATGAAAAAGCGGAAGGAAAACTTGCAAAATCAGTCCTTTACAGTCGCTTTATTCGGTGCTTTTAGTGCTGGTAAATCATCGTTTGCAAATGCGTTAATCGGAGAGTCTGTGCTTCCTGTATCGCCAAATCCAACGACGGCGACAATTAATAAAATTGTCCCCCCAACACCTGATCATCCGCACCAAACCGTTCAGGTAACGTTAAAAACGGAAGCGGCTTTGTTAACAGAGCTAAAGCTGTCTCTACGCTTTTTCCAATATGACGTCTCAACGATGGAAGAGGCGCTAAAAGCTATAGCAGAAGTTGAAAGAACAAATCCAAACGTCGATGCGAAGAAAAAACTACATTTGTCGTTCCTTCAAGCGGTTCAAAAGGGATACAAAGCGGTTTCCGCTCACCTTGGAAAGAGTCTTCAGATTACGTTAGCCGAATTCGGTGACTATGTGGCCAAAGAATATAAAGCGTGCTTCGTAGAGATGATTGAGCTGTTTTATGACTGTGCGATTACTCAAAAAGGAATCACCCTTGTGGATACACCAGGGGCGGATTCAATTAATGCGAGGCATACAGGGGTAGCGTTTAACTACATTAAGAGCGCAGATGCTGTATTATTTGTTACGTATTACAATCATGCATTCTCGAAAGCTGACCGGGAATTTTTAATTCAGCTAGGTCGTGTGAAGGATCTGTTCTCACTCGATAAAATGTTTTTCTTAATTAACGCCGCAGACCTTGCGTCTTCAAAAGAAGAATTAAATACGGTTATCCGCTATGTGCACGATCAGCTGACGCAATACGGTATTCGTTTCCCACGTCTTTTTCCAATCTCAAGCTTAGAAGCTCTTCAAGACGAGATGAACCCTAAGTTTGTTGACTTTAAGCAACGTTTTTATCATTTTATCGAAAATGAACTGCGCGAAATTGTCATGAAAGCAGCATACGAGGACATGAAGACCGCTCATGATATGATACATGAAATTGAAGAGCTACAAACAGCTGCACAGCGAGATGAAAAAGGATACTTACAACACCTTTCTCAAAAAGAAGAGCAGTCGCTTCTTAACTTAGAGGAAGTACGTCTAGAAATAAAAGAAGACGTCATTCACCAGGAAATTAAAGAGCTTTTATATTATGTGAATCAACGCGTATTCTTGCGTTATTCAGATTTCTTTAGAGAATCCTTTAACCCAGCTACGATTAAAGAAGAGAAAGGAAAAATTAAAGAGCAGCTTGCCCGTAACTTACGTGAGCTACTTGAAGCGATGTCGTTTGATACGATGCAGGAGCTTCGTGCCACAACGCTTCGAATGGAACAATTTTTAACTAAAAAAGCATTTGATCGACATCGTGTTTTTCTGCAACAGGTGGAGAGTAGCGGAATGCCGCTTCAACCAGAGGGATTAACGATCACATCGTTTCCAGCGTTTGAATTTTCACCACCAATTACTGATGACGATATAGCATTATTTGAACCATCTCTTCAATTATATAAAAACAGCAAGCGCTTTTTTGCAAAAAATGAAAAAGAGAAAATGAAGACGGCGATTCAAGAAAAAGCAGAGCCGCTGCTAAAAACGTATCTTCAACAAGAAGAGCAAGTGTTTGCGAAAGATTATATTCAAACGTGGCATACGTATAGTGATGCGTACTTTAGCGAGATGCGTGAGGAGCTTATACAGTACTTTGATGGGTTACGCAACATTGTTAGACAGCCAATCGATCAAGATCATTTAAAAAAGTGGAAGCAGGATTTGCTACAGCTTCTGCAATAG
- a CDS encoding isoprenylcysteine carboxyl methyltransferase family protein gives MIFYLFLVLVIVQRLSELVVAKRNEKWMKSKGAIEAGKEHYKWLVLLHCGFFLCLIGEVDYFQRDLFSTWKWVLGAFVLTQLLRLWVISSLGKYWNTKIIVLPQASIEMKGPYKYVKHPNYIIVAVEFILIPLLFQAYATLVLFTLLNLFVLSIRIPAEEEALKMHTNYEDAVNGMKKI, from the coding sequence ATGATTTTTTATTTGTTTTTAGTACTTGTTATTGTGCAGCGCCTTAGTGAGTTGGTCGTAGCGAAGCGAAACGAAAAGTGGATGAAGTCTAAGGGAGCGATTGAGGCAGGAAAAGAGCATTACAAATGGCTTGTTCTATTACATTGTGGTTTTTTTCTTTGTTTAATTGGTGAGGTGGACTATTTTCAACGTGATCTGTTTTCTACATGGAAATGGGTGTTAGGAGCGTTCGTTCTTACACAGCTTTTACGGTTATGGGTCATATCGTCGCTCGGGAAGTATTGGAATACCAAAATTATCGTGTTGCCGCAAGCATCGATTGAAATGAAAGGTCCGTATAAATACGTAAAGCATCCCAATTATATTATCGTCGCAGTCGAATTTATTCTCATTCCGCTTCTTTTTCAAGCTTATGCAACGCTTGTTTTATTCACACTGCTGAATTTATTTGTCCTCTCTATTCGCATTCCTGCTGAGGAAGAAGCGCTAAAAATGCACACGAATTATGAAGATGCAGTGAATGGAATGAAAAAAATCTAA
- a CDS encoding sulfurtransferase, with translation MHSFILEPSKVKSALSDPSVRVVDCRFDLGNHSMGAHVYKEAHIPGAVYAHLEEVLSSPVLEHGGRHPLPSVDDFVSYLEAQGITNDTKVIAYDDQGGAMASRFFWLMKYVGHQEAYMLNGGFQAWKEAGYDVTKDVTSYPKASYTPTVQDHLKVDMEELKNKLLTEDVLVIDSREERRYKGLEEPIDAKAGHIPGARNKFWKGILKSEQRWASSEELQAHFSDIDRTKEIIVYCGSGVTACPNIVALLEAGFTNVKLYPGSWSDWITYEGNLIDTDLS, from the coding sequence ATGCATTCTTTTATTTTAGAGCCAAGTAAAGTTAAATCTGCTTTATCAGATCCATCTGTGCGCGTAGTGGACTGTCGTTTTGATTTAGGAAATCATTCAATGGGAGCTCATGTTTACAAGGAAGCGCATATCCCTGGCGCTGTGTATGCGCATTTAGAAGAAGTATTATCTTCGCCCGTTCTTGAACATGGTGGGAGACATCCACTTCCTAGTGTGGACGATTTCGTGTCGTATTTAGAAGCCCAGGGAATTACAAATGATACGAAGGTTATTGCGTATGATGATCAAGGTGGAGCGATGGCCTCACGGTTTTTCTGGCTTATGAAATATGTGGGGCATCAGGAGGCGTATATGCTGAATGGAGGATTTCAAGCTTGGAAAGAAGCGGGATATGACGTAACAAAAGACGTCACATCGTATCCAAAAGCATCCTACACACCAACGGTTCAGGATCATCTGAAAGTGGATATGGAGGAGCTGAAAAATAAACTATTGACCGAAGACGTACTCGTCATTGATTCACGTGAGGAAAGGCGCTACAAAGGATTAGAAGAGCCAATCGATGCAAAAGCAGGCCATATTCCAGGTGCGCGGAATAAGTTTTGGAAAGGCATTTTAAAAAGTGAGCAACGCTGGGCAAGCTCGGAAGAATTGCAGGCGCATTTTTCTGATATCGACCGAACAAAAGAAATCATTGTCTACTGCGGGTCAGGTGTGACTGCTTGTCCGAACATTGTTGCTCTTTTAGAAGCAGGGTTTACGAACGTGAAGCTCTATCCGGGTAGCTGGAGCGATTGGATTACATATGAAGGAAACCTAATTGATACCGACCTTAGCTAA
- a CDS encoding type III polyketide synthase encodes MSKVMSVGTASPQFLLTQDQTVEFAQELFSESFRDINRLLTVFSNGQIKQRNFAKGMSWFQTDHSFAEKNDAYIEQAVQLGSQAIVSCLTSHTYLMENVPYEEIEAIFFISTSGLSTPSIEARIMNELPFSPHTKRIPIWGLGCAGGASGLARAHEYCTAFPKAKVLVLSVELCSLTFQRNDRSKSNLIGTSLFADGVACALVVGEEVDTRMWGKLSTVPRMVDTQSTLMPNSEDVMGWDVKDEGLYVVFSKDIPTIIGSWLPMQVEKFLSKHSLHTTDMKHFIAHPGGKKVLDAYVDSLGFTAQMIQHSADVLHEHGNMSSATVLYVLDRFMRDDIRENEYGLLTALGPGFSSELVLMRWEA; translated from the coding sequence ATGTCGAAAGTTATGTCAGTTGGAACGGCGTCTCCCCAATTTTTACTCACTCAGGATCAAACCGTTGAATTTGCACAAGAACTGTTCAGTGAAAGCTTCCGAGATATTAACCGTTTATTAACGGTGTTTTCGAATGGACAAATCAAGCAGCGAAACTTTGCAAAAGGAATGTCTTGGTTTCAAACCGATCATTCTTTTGCTGAAAAAAACGATGCGTATATTGAACAGGCTGTTCAGTTAGGCAGTCAAGCCATTGTTTCTTGCTTAACAAGTCATACATATTTAATGGAAAACGTACCTTATGAAGAAATCGAGGCAATTTTTTTCATTTCCACCTCGGGGCTTTCAACGCCTAGCATTGAGGCGAGAATCATGAATGAGCTACCTTTTTCACCTCACACTAAGCGCATACCCATTTGGGGGCTAGGCTGTGCAGGAGGAGCATCTGGCTTAGCGCGTGCACATGAATATTGCACGGCATTTCCAAAAGCAAAGGTACTCGTTTTATCCGTAGAGCTTTGCAGTCTGACCTTTCAAAGAAACGACCGCTCAAAAAGTAATTTGATTGGCACCTCCTTATTTGCAGATGGCGTGGCGTGCGCGCTCGTAGTGGGGGAGGAAGTCGATACGCGTATGTGGGGGAAATTATCGACTGTACCACGCATGGTTGATACACAATCTACTCTAATGCCGAACTCCGAGGATGTGATGGGGTGGGATGTGAAGGATGAAGGACTCTACGTTGTGTTTTCAAAAGATATTCCAACCATCATAGGTAGCTGGCTCCCGATGCAGGTTGAAAAATTTTTGAGCAAGCATTCGTTACATACGACAGATATGAAGCATTTTATTGCTCATCCTGGCGGAAAAAAAGTTCTCGATGCCTATGTCGATTCACTAGGTTTTACCGCGCAGATGATTCAGCATTCAGCAGATGTTTTACATGAACATGGAAATATGTCGTCTGCGACTGTTTTATATGTGTTAGACCGTTTTATGAGAGACGATATTCGAGAAAATGAGTATGGTTTATTAACAGCATTAGGGCCAGGCTTTAGCTCTGAACTTGTATTAATGAGGTGGGAAGCATGA
- a CDS encoding zinc-finger domain-containing protein produces the protein MNKVNRKQLLQEVTELLDYYCEDCFVKKTFNKEKGKNYAQSFCINQCTIGEKIKEYGEMLVKK, from the coding sequence ATGAACAAGGTGAATCGAAAACAACTATTGCAAGAAGTAACAGAACTCCTCGATTATTACTGCGAGGATTGCTTCGTGAAAAAAACGTTTAATAAAGAAAAAGGAAAAAACTATGCGCAGTCATTTTGCATTAATCAATGTACGATCGGTGAAAAGATTAAAGAATATGGCGAAATGCTCGTTAAAAAATGA